A single Brachionichthys hirsutus isolate HB-005 chromosome 17, CSIRO-AGI_Bhir_v1, whole genome shotgun sequence DNA region contains:
- the pou4f2 gene encoding POU domain, class 4, transcription factor 2 codes for MMMMSLNKQHFAMAHSSLPEHKYSLHSSSENSLLTAMCEFYLQLQSNIFGGLDESLLARAEALAAVDIVSQTKSHHHPPHHSPYKPDATYHTMNTLPCTSSSSSSVPISHPSALAGHGHHHHHHHHHHHQPHQALEGDLLDHITPGLALGAMAGPDGSVVSTPAHPAHMAGMNHMHQAAINMAHHAHGLPQHMGMSDVDADPRDLEAFAERFKQRRIKLGVTQADVGSALASLKIPGVGSLSQSTICRFESLTLSHNNMIALKPILQAWLEEAEKSHREKLNKPELFNGAEKKRKRTSIAAPEKRSLEAYFAIQPRPSSEKIAAIAEKLDLKKNVVRVWFCNQRQKQKRMKYSACV; via the exons atgatgatgatgtccCTCAACAAGCAGCATTTCGCCATGGCGCACTCCAGCCTGCCCGAACACAAGTACTCGCTGcattcctcctc GGAGAACTCCCTGCTGACAGCTATGTGTGAATTCTATTTGCAATTGCAGAGCAATATATTCGGAGGCTTGGATGAGAGTCTGCTGGCCCGCGCTGAAGCTCTGGCGGCGGTGGACATCGTCTCGCAGACCAAAAGCCACCACCACCCCCCGCACCACAGCCCCTACAAGCCGGACGCCACCTACCACACCATGAACACCCTCCCCTGcacctcgtcctcctcctcctcggtgccCATCTCCCACCCGTCCGCGCTGGCTGGCCatggccaccaccaccaccaccaccatcaccaccaccaccagcctcACCAGGCGCTGGAGGGAGACCTGCTGGACCACATCACCCCCGGGCTGGCGCTGGGTGCCATGGCGGGGCCGGACGGCTCGGTGGTTTCCACGCCCGCGCACCCTGCCCACATGGCGGGCATGAACCACATGCACCAGGCGGCCATCAACATGGCGCACCACGCCCACGGGCTACCGCAGCACATGGGCATGAGCGACGTGGACGCCGATCCAAGGGACTTGGAAGCCTTCGCGGAGAGGTTTAAGCAGAGACGGATCAAACTCGGGGTCACCCAGGCGGATGTAGGGTCAGCGTTAGCCAGCCTGAAGATACCTGGGGTCGGCTCCCTCAGCCAAAGCACCATCTGCCGGTTCGAGTCCCTGACGCTCTCTCACAACAACATGATCGCGTTGAAGCCCATCCTACAAGCGTGGCTCGAAGAAGCCGAGAAATCACACAGGGAGAAACTTAATAAGCCGGAGCTGTTCAACGGCgcggagaaaaagaggaagcgCACGTCGATCGCGGCTCCGGAGAAGCGGTCGCTGGAGGCCTATTTCGCCATCCAGCCGCGTCCTTCCTCGGAGAAAATCGCCGCGATCGCAGAGAAGCTGGACCTGAAAAAGAACGTGGTTCGGGTGTGGTTTTGCAACCAgcgacagaaacagaaacgaaTGAAATACTCTGCATGTGTCTAA